From the genome of Candidatus Palauibacter australiensis, one region includes:
- a CDS encoding efflux transporter outer membrane subunit — MARTGVPRLTKPAGAVPLLLLSACSLAPGPSLPEPVAEMPEDFAADLQPGTYEPLEWWTTFRDPVLDAVVDSVLASNFDLAAGVARVRQARARARIARADLFPSVGASGNVTDTDTPTDAGIGAQIQALGLGGPGDSIAGFVFPDRIDLTTYSVSADFAWELDFWGRARNDARAAGSEYLASESDFHAARIGILAETITTYFDIVSLRRQTELTRETVEVLLERESLASTSYDRGLIDSWTLSQVRQDLRNTQAGLPQIETQLTSAEARLAVLLGGYREDVEAILPDSLAPQLAADPVPAGIPADLLLQRPDVRAAGQRLDAARYSIGARRAQLLPSLSLSGSIGLASADAGELFDVQQWFTNLITNLTAPIFQAGRLRNNLALAEGRFDEAAHMYGRTVVTAVNEVETALAGLENETRRHAFLASQREEALATMELQSQRYESGVVGYTDYLDALRTLLNVEAALAGATRDLALARLAVHRALGGAWASPEAAPEPRMVPTSGAAALFDPNYLGTYSIIGRDPATGELGMGVQSKAFGAGNRAMHAKGGLVIIAHQAAANPMYGAIGIELLQAGYSPEEALEMMVGSDEGRDRRQVAILDQQGRTAAWTGAGASDWKGHRCGVDYCAQGNILTGPEVVDAMAASFESSTGPLAERLMDALDAAQAAGGDARGMQSGAILVVAPRVNGGYSDRVVDIRVDDHDEPLAELRRVLNMYRSGQMLREASRLRRDGDLQGALALARDASARSPENDNAWVTLAALLLDDGREEDAFDALERAVELNPGRRRTLPNADDFERVREHPRFLGLIGR; from the coding sequence ATGGCGCGCACCGGAGTACCGCGTCTGACGAAACCGGCGGGGGCCGTCCCGCTGCTGCTGCTCTCCGCCTGTTCGCTGGCCCCGGGGCCGTCCCTTCCGGAGCCGGTGGCAGAGATGCCGGAGGATTTTGCGGCCGACCTGCAGCCGGGGACGTATGAGCCGCTGGAGTGGTGGACGACGTTCCGCGATCCGGTGCTCGATGCCGTGGTCGATTCCGTGCTTGCCTCCAACTTCGACCTCGCCGCGGGCGTTGCGCGCGTTCGGCAGGCTCGCGCGCGGGCGCGCATCGCGCGGGCCGACCTCTTCCCGAGCGTGGGGGCGAGCGGGAACGTCACCGATACCGACACGCCGACGGACGCCGGCATTGGCGCGCAGATACAGGCCCTCGGGCTGGGTGGTCCGGGGGATTCGATCGCCGGTTTCGTGTTTCCGGACAGAATCGATCTGACGACCTACTCGGTCAGCGCCGATTTCGCCTGGGAACTGGACTTCTGGGGGCGCGCCCGCAACGACGCGCGGGCGGCGGGGTCGGAATACCTGGCCTCGGAGTCGGATTTCCATGCGGCGCGGATCGGCATCCTGGCCGAGACCATCACCACGTACTTCGACATCGTCAGCCTGCGGCGTCAGACCGAACTGACCCGCGAGACGGTGGAGGTGCTGCTCGAACGCGAGTCGCTGGCCTCGACCAGCTACGATCGCGGCCTGATCGACTCGTGGACGCTGTCACAGGTCCGCCAGGACCTCAGGAACACGCAGGCGGGGCTGCCGCAGATCGAGACGCAGCTCACGAGCGCCGAGGCACGGCTGGCCGTTCTGTTGGGTGGCTATCGGGAGGATGTCGAGGCGATCCTGCCCGACTCCCTCGCGCCGCAACTGGCGGCGGACCCCGTCCCCGCCGGGATCCCGGCGGATCTCCTGCTCCAGCGGCCCGACGTGAGGGCGGCGGGCCAGCGGCTGGACGCGGCCCGCTACAGCATCGGCGCGCGCCGGGCCCAACTGCTTCCGTCGCTCTCGCTCTCCGGTTCCATCGGGCTCGCAAGCGCGGACGCCGGGGAACTCTTCGACGTGCAGCAATGGTTCACGAACCTGATCACGAACCTGACCGCGCCCATCTTCCAGGCCGGTCGGCTCCGGAACAACCTCGCGCTGGCCGAGGGCCGCTTCGATGAGGCCGCCCACATGTACGGACGGACCGTGGTGACGGCGGTGAACGAAGTCGAAACCGCCCTCGCGGGTCTGGAGAACGAGACGCGGCGGCACGCGTTCCTCGCCTCCCAGCGCGAGGAGGCACTGGCGACGATGGAGCTGCAGTCGCAGCGGTACGAGTCCGGGGTCGTGGGCTACACCGATTATCTTGACGCCCTGCGCACGCTTCTGAACGTCGAGGCGGCGCTGGCGGGTGCGACGCGAGACCTGGCCCTCGCGCGGCTGGCGGTCCATCGCGCGCTGGGCGGCGCCTGGGCTTCGCCCGAGGCGGCCCCCGAGCCCCGCATGGTTCCGACATCCGGGGCCGCGGCGCTCTTCGACCCGAACTACCTCGGCACGTACTCGATCATCGGGCGCGATCCCGCGACCGGCGAGCTGGGGATGGGCGTGCAGTCGAAGGCGTTCGGGGCCGGGAACCGCGCCATGCACGCCAAGGGCGGACTCGTGATCATCGCCCACCAGGCCGCCGCGAACCCCATGTACGGGGCCATCGGCATCGAGCTCCTGCAGGCCGGCTACTCGCCGGAGGAGGCCCTCGAGATGATGGTCGGGAGCGACGAGGGCCGGGACCGCCGCCAGGTCGCCATCCTCGACCAGCAGGGAAGGACGGCCGCCTGGACCGGCGCCGGCGCGAGCGACTGGAAGGGCCACAGGTGCGGCGTGGACTACTGCGCGCAGGGGAACATCCTCACCGGGCCCGAGGTGGTCGACGCGATGGCGGCCTCGTTCGAATCGTCCACGGGACCGCTCGCGGAGCGGCTGATGGACGCGCTCGACGCCGCGCAGGCGGCCGGCGGCGATGCGCGCGGCATGCAATCCGGCGCCATCCTCGTCGTGGCGCCGCGGGTCAACGGGGGCTACAGCGACCGCGTCGTCGACATCCGCGTGGACGACCACGACGAACCGCTCGCCGAACTGCGCCGGGTCCTCAACATGTACCGTTCGGGCCAGATGCTGCGCGAAGCCTCGCGGCTGCGGCGGGACGGCGATCTGCAGGGCGCCCTGGCGCTCGCGCGCGACGCCTCGGCCAGGTCGCCGGAGAACGACAACGCGTGGGTAACGCTGGCCGCGCTCCTGCTCGACGACGGGCGCGAGGAGGACGCCTTCGACGCCCTGGAGCGGGCGGTCGAACTCAATCCCGGACGACGGCGCACCCTGCCGAACGCGGACGACTTCGAGCGCGTGCGCGAGCATCCCCGCTTCCTGGGGCTCATCGGGCGGTAG
- a CDS encoding transglutaminase family protein yields MIARYTIEHAVEFVYSAPVRASVMTLYLHPVQDRTQVVRGFVIETDPSGPVFEFEGPFHNRGHFFDRPGAHRRLSIVGRSTVEVGPTPEIPLQVGEEAWARIGAAASAPELGLMLQPSRFVRSSPLLADFIESCGLERGADPLATATTLRSRLHESFDYIPGTTAVDSPIERILESREGVCQDYAHVMASILRGWGIPTRYVSGYLGPDSGNGGGGNGGGVTSGESHAWVESWFPGLGWVGFDPTNDTQCDVRHVRVAVGRDYADVPPTRGVFRGSAESMLRTRVTIERGEESCP; encoded by the coding sequence ATGATCGCGCGCTACACGATCGAACACGCGGTCGAGTTCGTGTACAGCGCGCCGGTGCGGGCGTCCGTCATGACGCTCTATCTGCACCCCGTGCAGGATCGAACACAGGTCGTGCGCGGGTTCGTGATCGAGACCGACCCGTCCGGTCCCGTGTTCGAATTCGAAGGACCCTTTCACAACCGGGGCCACTTCTTCGATCGCCCCGGCGCGCATCGCCGTCTCTCGATCGTCGGACGTTCGACCGTGGAGGTGGGCCCGACACCTGAGATTCCCCTGCAGGTCGGGGAAGAGGCGTGGGCTCGGATCGGCGCGGCGGCGAGCGCTCCCGAACTCGGGCTGATGCTGCAACCCAGCCGTTTCGTCCGCTCCTCGCCGCTCCTCGCCGATTTCATCGAGAGCTGCGGCCTCGAACGCGGGGCCGACCCGCTGGCGACCGCCACGACCCTGCGAAGCCGGCTTCACGAGTCGTTTGATTATATTCCAGGTACGACCGCCGTGGATTCGCCGATCGAGCGCATCCTCGAGAGCCGCGAGGGTGTGTGCCAGGACTACGCTCATGTCATGGCCTCGATCCTGCGTGGCTGGGGGATCCCGACCCGCTACGTCTCCGGCTATCTGGGTCCCGACAGCGGGAACGGCGGCGGCGGGAACGGCGGTGGTGTGACGAGCGGCGAAAGCCACGCCTGGGTCGAGAGCTGGTTTCCCGGCCTGGGATGGGTCGGCTTCGATCCGACGAACGACACACAATGCGATGTGCGCCATGTGCGGGTCGCGGTGGGCCGCGATTATGCCGATGTGCCGCCCACTCGCGGCGTATTCCGGGGTTCGGCGGAGTCGATGCTCCGCACCCGGGTCACCATTGAAAGAGGAGAAGAATCGTGTCCGTGA